CTTCCGAAAAGGATTGGGCAGAAGAATTCCTTGGCCTTTCTATCGCGATCAAAACCGTAGAGAGTACAGAAGAAGCGATTGAACACATCGACCGCTACGGTACAAAGCATTCAGAAGCAATCGTCACAGAAGACGCTGCCACAGCAGAAGTATTTATGAGCCGCATCGATGCAGCAGCTGTATACCATAACGCTTCTACACGCTTCACAGACGGTTCTGCGCTGGGCTTTGGAGCTGAAATCGGCATCTCTACCCAAAAGCTCCATGCACGCGGCCCTATGGGCTTACCAGCGCTCACTACGACAAAGTACTGCATGACCGGTGACGGACAGATCAGATAATCAGTAGTTCTAAAAAGCATGGCGCGTTTGCACCATGCTTTTTTATAAGGAAAAGCGTCTCTTTTGTCGTTATTGAACCAAATGAGAGAATAATTGAACGAAAGAAGGAGATAATTGAACCCAAAGGACCAGTAATTGATTCTAACTAAGTATTCAGACTTCTTCACAGCCATAAAAACCCGAAACATTTACGCCACACGGCATCAAAGCTTACAAGCTAACTGTATAACTGGAATTTTTTATAGAAAATAGTCCTATTTTCTAAATTTTCTGTAGTATATTTTTGAAAACGTGGTATACTAAATGTAACAAAATGTTCACAAAACAGACCTAACTTCGTCACAATTGCAAACGCTGTCATCTACTTAAGGAGTTGATTGTAATGGATGTGTATGTTGTATATCTATTCGTGGCCACGGCTACTCCGCTATTCCTATGGCACGATCATAGAAAGCTTGCTTTATGGCAGATTCCGTTTATCGCGATCATGTGGCTCTATGTCGCGCTTTTCTTGGCAGGAGATTTGAATCCGCTGGCTCATCTGCTGTTCAATATCGTGTTTGTAGCCAACGTGGTATTTGCTCATGTTGCAGCTTTTAAAATCTATGCGATTCCGTTTATCCGTCGTGAAAGAGAACGACGTAAAATTTACCGTGAATCTAAATAAGTAACCATAAAAAAGCTCCTTGCAGGAATTCTGCAAGGAGCTTTCTTTGTGCTTCTATAGGAAGATTTAGTGATCCATACCTTCCATGTCTTTATCCATCTTATGGCCGTCCATCTCCATTTTATGATGGTCATGCTTTGCATGTCCTGCAGACATTACCCATACACTACCTGCAACGATAACGATCGCGATGAATGCAGCAAACAAGATGTTTCCTGTCTGGGTTTTGCCTGTAAGCGAGCTGCTCTTTTCGGAGCTCTCTGTCATATGCATGAAC
This genomic stretch from Fictibacillus marinisediminis harbors:
- a CDS encoding spore morphogenesis/germination protein YwcE; protein product: MDVYVVYLFVATATPLFLWHDHRKLALWQIPFIAIMWLYVALFLAGDLNPLAHLLFNIVFVANVVFAHVAAFKIYAIPFIRRERERRKIYRESK
- the qoxD gene encoding cytochrome aa3 quinol oxidase subunit IV, with protein sequence MANPQNQAVSNEHGGIPWKHVVGYILSIVLTALALWVTFETGFSKQTILIIIFIFAFLQAALQLLMFMHMTESSEKSSSLTGKTQTGNILFAAFIAIVIVAGSVWVMSAGHAKHDHHKMEMDGHKMDKDMEGMDH